The following are encoded together in the Oreochromis aureus strain Israel breed Guangdong linkage group 18, ZZ_aureus, whole genome shotgun sequence genome:
- the LOC116333915 gene encoding zinc finger protein 436-like, with product MPSVQYLREFINERLTAAAEQIFLEFEKTIVQYEEEIDRQRRLLDITWKPQIKLHRTELPRQPVCKDEDVLPERQLWSQERNSLHQEEPELPHIKEEQEELCTSQEGEQVGLKEETDTFMVTAAEERDHHDPEANSNQLPSQTSPIDESQNYRGSRSLDSGTNSNLESQSNSDTGKESLTCNLCGKSFKNKYKMSQHHRIHTGEKPYSCEMCGKKFCLSSTLKSHKTTHTGEKPYSCKICGKSFTRSSGVTIHMRMHTGERPYHCKTCRKVFSSSSHLSAHRRTHTGERPYHCKTCGKMFTSSSHVWRHMKTHTGERPYHCKTCGKMFSSSSHLWRHMKTHTGDKS from the exons ATGCCTTCAGTTCAGTATCTGAGAGAGTTTATCAACGAGCGactaactgctgctgctgaacaaaTATTCTTGGAGTTTGAAAAAACGATCGTCCAGTACGAGGAAGAGATCGACCGTCAGCGCAGACTGCTGGATATCACCTGGAAACCCCAAATCAAGCTGCACAGGACAG AACTCCCACGGCAGCCTGTCTGTAAGGATGAGGATGTTCTCCCTGAGCGGCAGCTCTGGAGCCAGGAGAGGAACTCTCTGCACCAGGAGGAACCAGAACTTCCACAtattaaagaggaacaggaggaactcTGCACCAGTCAGGAGGGTGAGCAGGTTGGACTCAAGGAGGAGACTGATACCTTTATGGTGACTGCTGCTGAGGAAAGAGACCACCATGACCCAGAAGCAAACAGCAACCAGCTCCCTTCTCAAACCTCTCCTATAGATGAGAGCCAAAATTACAGAGGAAGCAGGAGTTTAGACTCAGGGACAAATAGTAACTTAGAAAGTCAGAGTAATTCTGACACAGGTAAAGAGTctttaacatgtaatctttgtGGAAAATCCTTTAAGAATAAGTACAAAATGAGTCAACATCACAGAatccacacaggtgagaagccataTTCTTGTGAAATGTGTGGGAAAAAGTTTTGTCTGTCATCAACACTTAAAAGCCATAAGACTACCCATACAGGTGAGAAACCGTATTCTTGTAAAATATGTGGCAAAAGTTTCACACGAAGCAGTGGTGTGACCATACACATGAGAATGCACACAGGTGAGAGACCGTACCATTGTAAAACATGCAGGAAAGTGTTCTCAAGTAGCAGTCATTTATCGGCACATAGAAGaacacacacaggtgagagACCGTATCATTGTAAAACATGCGGGAAAATGTTCACATCTAGCAGTCATGTATGGCGCCACATGAAAACGCATACGGGTGAGAGACCATATCATTGTAAAACATGTGGGAAAATGTTCTCATCTAGCAGTCATTTATGGCGCCACATGAAAACTCACACAGGTGACAAGTCGTAG